One segment of Thermodesulfobacteriota bacterium DNA contains the following:
- a CDS encoding glycosyltransferase family 2 protein — MSTAGELSATIIVPVFNEEEGVVPFLEGLLKALAAPPEAALEVIVVDDGSTDSTAEKLGDLKGITVLSHKHNRGYGAALKTGIRRSAHDTIVIIDADNSYDPADILKLLPHMEKNDMVVGRRPVVPGGREFMREAAKWVLKKIANFLTKRKIPDLNSGLRVMDRAVVNKFMYLLPDGFSFTTTITMAMMTNHYHVRFEPIHYGARTGSSKIKPVSDFMSFVYLILTTMLCFKPERIFLPLAVLFFAASVFVLFASYLFTEKVMDVTTVLLFVSGFQFMVIGMLAGLIVQLSKRGADDEGPPDKPAQV; from the coding sequence ATGTCCACCGCCGGAGAGCTTTCCGCGACTATAATAGTCCCAGTATTTAACGAGGAAGAGGGGGTGGTTCCGTTCCTTGAGGGGCTCTTGAAGGCGCTTGCCGCCCCGCCCGAAGCCGCGCTTGAGGTTATCGTCGTGGACGACGGCTCCACCGACTCCACCGCGGAAAAGCTCGGGGACCTCAAAGGGATTACCGTGCTCTCCCACAAGCACAACCGGGGGTACGGGGCGGCCTTGAAGACCGGGATACGGCGGAGCGCCCACGACACCATAGTCATAATCGACGCCGACAACTCCTACGACCCGGCCGATATCCTGAAGCTCCTTCCGCATATGGAGAAGAACGACATGGTCGTCGGCCGGAGGCCGGTCGTGCCCGGCGGGCGGGAGTTCATGAGGGAGGCCGCCAAATGGGTGCTCAAAAAAATCGCGAACTTCCTCACGAAAAGGAAGATACCGGACTTGAACAGCGGCCTCCGGGTCATGGACAGGGCCGTGGTCAATAAGTTCATGTACCTCCTGCCGGACGGGTTTTCGTTTACCACCACCATAACCATGGCGATGATGACCAACCACTACCACGTCCGCTTCGAGCCCATCCACTACGGGGCGCGTACCGGCAGCTCCAAGATAAAGCCCGTTTCGGACTTCATGTCTTTCGTTTACCTGATACTCACGACCATGCTCTGCTTCAAGCCCGAGAGGATATTCCTGCCGCTCGCCGTGTTATTCTTCGCCGCCTCGGTATTCGTCCTTTTCGCGAGCTATCTCTTTACGGAAAAAGTCATGGACGTCACCACTGTCCTGCTCTTTGTCTCGGGCTTCCAGTTCATGGTAATCGGCATGCTGGCCGGGCTCATAGTGCAGCTGTCGAAAAGAGGCGCGGACGATGAAGGTCCTCCTGATAAACCCGCCCAGGTTTAA
- a CDS encoding cobalamin-dependent protein (Presence of a B(12) (cobalamin)-binding domain implies dependence on cobalamin itself, in one of its several forms, or in some unusual lineages, dependence on a cobalamin-like analog.), with protein MKVLLINPPRFNEIIGNNPAIIEEERGYNPPLGILYVAAYLEEHSAHDVTVIDSQVEELSYNELGERISSAGPDVVGITAMTMTLIDVMKTVALVKGISKDIRVVLGGPHVHIFPDETIRLDGVDYLILGEGERVFKELLDRMDDGPRLREVRGLVFKDGGGGGEGGEVVNTGTPPVVEELDELPFPARHLVDYKKYGSLLSKGNVVTTVFTSR; from the coding sequence ATGAAGGTCCTCCTGATAAACCCGCCCAGGTTTAACGAGATCATAGGCAACAACCCCGCCATTATCGAAGAGGAGCGCGGCTATAACCCCCCGCTGGGCATCCTGTACGTCGCCGCCTACCTGGAGGAGCACTCCGCCCACGACGTTACGGTAATAGACAGCCAGGTCGAGGAGCTCTCCTACAATGAGCTCGGGGAGAGGATAAGCTCGGCCGGGCCCGACGTCGTCGGTATTACGGCCATGACCATGACGCTTATCGACGTTATGAAGACCGTAGCGCTCGTAAAGGGGATAAGCAAGGATATCCGGGTCGTCCTCGGCGGGCCGCACGTCCACATCTTCCCCGATGAGACGATACGACTCGACGGCGTTGACTACCTGATACTCGGCGAGGGCGAGAGGGTCTTTAAGGAACTCCTGGATCGCATGGACGACGGGCCGCGCCTTAGGGAGGTAAGGGGGCTGGTCTTCAAAGACGGGGGAGGGGGGGGAGAGGGGGGAGAGGTCGTCAATACGGGCACCCCCCCGGTGGTCGAAGAGCTCGACGAGCTGCCCTTTCCGGCCCGCCATCTGGTCGATTACAAAAAATACGGCTCGCTCCTCAGCAAGGGGAACGTAGTCACCACGGTCTTTACGAGCCGCG